From the genome of candidate division KSB1 bacterium:
AGCATGAAGATGGCACAAAGAATAAGAACACTGGCTGTTGTTTTATGGATCGTCGCGTTTCTTACGATGACCAATAGTTATTCCCAGGTGAAATGGTCGGATGAGATTTTCATCACTCAGGGAAATACGCCTGATTTGGTAATTGATCCAGCAACTGGTCAGCTTCATTTAACCGCGATGACCAATAACGGAGTGAAATATGTGATCACGGACCGAAATGGGAAGGTGCTCCATCAGGAGATGGTGCCTGGCACCGAAAATGATCGCGGCTTATGGCGGTTTGGAGCATCATTGGCAATCGACAGCAATAAAATGCCCCATATTGGTTTTCGAGAGAACGAATATGATAACTATTATGATGTGTTCTATACGTATAAAAAGGCCGGTGCTTGGACGAGTCCATTGAAAATCGCGGACAATGTTTATCGAGGCTATGTGGTTCGGTTAGCGATTGATGGTTCTAATCGAGTGCATTTTGCTCATGGATCAGTGACTGACCTAAATACCGTGCTCGGTCCGATCAATTACTACATCATTCAGGATAATAAAGTGATATTGAGCCAGAATGACATCCAACAAATTCGAGGGGATGAACGATTTGAATTGGATGTCACTTCGGCTGGGATCGTTGAACTGGTATCGGGTGATTTTTCTTATCCGCCGGAAGGTGGTCCTATTTTCTATTGGCGTTCCGGTTCTGCTGGTGGTAAGCTTGTTTACCGTGGGGACATTCATGATAGTGATGCGCGCGGCGGCGCCAACGGCTCGCCCGATCTCTTTATCGACGCTTCGGGAAAGGTTCACGTTTGTTACGGCGCCGAACTGGATAATTCGGTAATCAATGGTCCCACAGTCCGATATGCACGCATCGAAAACGGCAATAAGGTTCGAGACACCCGTGTCACAGCAAATGGGGAATTGACTGGCTGGAAAATTCCAGTAGGGGTGGCTTCTCTGGCTGCCAGTGAAGATGGATCCAAGATCGTTGTCGCTTACCTGGCTTCAGAAACTGGACCGCTTTATGCCCGACTTTCAGAAAATGGCGGTCTGAGCTGGGGGGAGCCCGTCCGGCTCGCTGATGGCTGGAATACTACGGATGCCAGAAACAAGCATATCGTTCGAGCCTATCGGAGCAACTTTTATGTCATCTATCCCGCGACATCTGGAATTAAATTGAGATATCTGAAGCTGACGATTAATCAACCACCTGTTGCAGAGGTTGCTGGCCCGTATAAAGGGACAGAGGGTTCGGCGATTCAATTTGATGCTTCGAAATCATCAGATCCAGATGGTGCGATTGTTAGCTATCTCTGGGATTTCCAAAACGATGGCAAATGGGACGATACGACGACTGTGCCCACGAGCAGTCATATCTATCCGGATGACTTTAATGGAATGGTGAAAATCAAAGTCATCGATAGTGAGGATGATTATTCATTAGATAGCGCGAACGTTACCATTTCAAATATAGCACCAACTGCGGAGGCTGGAGGCCCATACAATGGCAAGTGGAATCAGATGATCAATTTCATCGGCTCCGCCACAGATCCAAGTCCAAATGATGCATTAGTATTGACGTATGAATGGGATTTGGATGAGGATGGGATTTTCGAGACGGTTGGGAAAAATGTGCAGCGAAGCTATAGCGCTGGCGAGAAGCATAAAGTATGGCTGCGAGTGAAGGACGATGATGGTGGTGTTGGACTGGATTCTGCACTGGTCACCATTGCGAATGAGCCTCCAGTTGTCTCCCAGATACCAAATCAGTCGATTCGGAAAGGAGGATCGTTCAATAAAATCAACTTGGACGATTATGTGGCAGACCCCGATAATCTGGACGATCAAATCCGCTGGAAGGTGAGTGGCGTTCAACGGGTGAATGTCAACATTGTGAATCGTGTGGCTGAAGTATCTGTGGTGGATCAGAACTGGGTAGGGAGTGACACGGTCTTGTTTATCGCCACGGACCCAGGAGATCGGAGCGACACATCCGCAACGGTTTTCACAGTGACCCCGTCAAATCAACGACCGGTGATCTCAGCTATCCCTGAGCAGATCATTTTGGAAAATGAGCAGTTCGCTGCCGTGCATCTGGATAATTACGTCACTGATCCCGATAACGCCGATGATCAATTATCATGGAGCTTTCGTGGGAATAATAAACTGATGGTATCGATCATCGATAGGATTCTGAAGGTCGCAGTTCCTGATTCTGAGTGGGCTGGCACAGAGGTTTTGACCCTCGTGGTTGCAGATCCTGAGGGATTGCGTGATAGCACCAAGGCCAGTTTTACAGTGATTGCCTTAAATGATCCTCCAGTAGTCACTCGGATCCCAGACCAGCGAATTCGCCCAGGCGAAACGTTTCGGCCAATTAGGCTGGACGATTATGTGTTCGACATCGATAATAAGGACGAAGAAATTCAATGGTCAGCTTTTGGCGCTCTGGAGTTGGTTGTTTCCATCACGAATCGAATTGCCACGATAACAGTGCCGAATAGCGAATGGCAGGGGAGTGAGACCATCATCTTTTATGCCCGCGATCCCTACGGCGCAACTGGAAGCTCGATTACCACTTTTACGGTATCGAATTCTGCTGATGTCTCGCACCAAGATAGCGCTTTGCCCGCTGAATTTGCGCTATATCCGAATTATCCCAACCCATTTAATCCAGAGACAACAATTGGATACGATGTGCCAAAGCTAAGCCATATTCGGATTACGATCTACAATCGATTGGGGCAACGGGTTCGAACCTTGGTGGACCAAACTAAGCCGGCCGGCCGCTACAAAGTTATTTGGGACGGGACCGATGATTTCGGAAATAGATTAACCAGTGGCGTTTATTTTTATCGATTAGAAACCGATGGTTTTCAGGCAACCAGAAAAATGATCTACGTGATGTAGCTGGCTTTTGCCAGGGCCGTCCTCCTCTCTGGCAAATTGGCTGGCAGCAAACCAAAAAGAGAAGACCAGGCTCATAATTTGAGTCTGGTCTTCTTTATTTCTATCGGCAAATTGCCAAGGGAATGAAAAATCAAAACGCGAAACGGCTTATACATTTGAATGGCTTTCAGATGAATTCCATTCAATTGGGAGAGCGGATGGCAATCTGTCTTTTCCGCTCTATCAAGCTGTAAAAAACTGGAATCGTGATCAATACAAATAACGTGGAACTCGTTAATCCGCCGATTGTTGATAGCGCCAATGAGAACCAGATGCTGATCTTTTCTTCAGCAAATAGAACTAAAGGCAACAAACCACAAATGGTTGTACCTGTGGTCATCAGAATCGGCCGAACGCGATCTGTAGCGCCTCTTACGATCGCCTTAACTAATTCCATCCCTTGACGTCTTAATAAATTTATATGATCAACAAGAATGATCGCGTTGTTAACCACAATACCAGAGAGAAAAATGACACCAATATAAGCGGAGCGATCGAAATTGGTTTCTGTCAAATAAAAAATCAGAAAAACGCCAACTAAGGCTAACGGGATGGTCAGAATAATAATGAATGGCTGGCGCAGCGATTCAAATAGCGCCGCGGTAACCATAAACACCAACAAAATTGACAGCGCTAACACGCGATAGATTTCGCGTTGTTCCTCACCTTTCATGAAGCCCCAGGTCTCGCGTGTCAGTTCATAGCCAGGGGGCAGGTGCGTGGTCTTGATGATGCTTTCGACCAGCCGATCGCCTAATTTCCATGGTCCGCGATACTCAAAAGTGATCCA
Proteins encoded in this window:
- a CDS encoding PKD domain-containing protein, with the translated sequence MAQRIRTLAVVLWIVAFLTMTNSYSQVKWSDEIFITQGNTPDLVIDPATGQLHLTAMTNNGVKYVITDRNGKVLHQEMVPGTENDRGLWRFGASLAIDSNKMPHIGFRENEYDNYYDVFYTYKKAGAWTSPLKIADNVYRGYVVRLAIDGSNRVHFAHGSVTDLNTVLGPINYYIIQDNKVILSQNDIQQIRGDERFELDVTSAGIVELVSGDFSYPPEGGPIFYWRSGSAGGKLVYRGDIHDSDARGGANGSPDLFIDASGKVHVCYGAELDNSVINGPTVRYARIENGNKVRDTRVTANGELTGWKIPVGVASLAASEDGSKIVVAYLASETGPLYARLSENGGLSWGEPVRLADGWNTTDARNKHIVRAYRSNFYVIYPATSGIKLRYLKLTINQPPVAEVAGPYKGTEGSAIQFDASKSSDPDGAIVSYLWDFQNDGKWDDTTTVPTSSHIYPDDFNGMVKIKVIDSEDDYSLDSANVTISNIAPTAEAGGPYNGKWNQMINFIGSATDPSPNDALVLTYEWDLDEDGIFETVGKNVQRSYSAGEKHKVWLRVKDDDGGVGLDSALVTIANEPPVVSQIPNQSIRKGGSFNKINLDDYVADPDNLDDQIRWKVSGVQRVNVNIVNRVAEVSVVDQNWVGSDTVLFIATDPGDRSDTSATVFTVTPSNQRPVISAIPEQIILENEQFAAVHLDNYVTDPDNADDQLSWSFRGNNKLMVSIIDRILKVAVPDSEWAGTEVLTLVVADPEGLRDSTKASFTVIALNDPPVVTRIPDQRIRPGETFRPIRLDDYVFDIDNKDEEIQWSAFGALELVVSITNRIATITVPNSEWQGSETIIFYARDPYGATGSSITTFTVSNSADVSHQDSALPAEFALYPNYPNPFNPETTIGYDVPKLSHIRITIYNRLGQRVRTLVDQTKPAGRYKVIWDGTDDFGNRLTSGVYFYRLETDGFQATRKMIYVM